The Microlunatus antarcticus DNA segment CCTGGCCGGGCGGCGGAAGGACCTGCCCGGACCGTGGGACGCGATCCTGCTGGACGTCGACAACGGGCCCGACTTCCTCATCCACGCGGCCAACGACGCGCTCTACGCCGAGCCCGGGCTGCGGGACGCGTACGCCCGCGTCGCCCCCGGCGGTGTCCTCGCGATCTGGTGCCAGGCCCCCTCGCCTCCCCTGCTCGCCGCGCTGGCGCGCATCGACCCCTCGGCGCGGGAGAGACGGCACGAGGTGCAGCGCGAGGGACGGACCTTCACCTACGCCGTCGAGACCGTCCGCCGCCCACGCGCCTGACGAGGTCGGGGTCGTGGGCCACAATGTCCGCCATGGCCAGCGACGACGCCCAGACCCCGTTCCGGACCGAGCACGACACGATGGGCGAGGTCCAGGTGCCGCGGGACGCCCTGTGGAAGGCGCAGACCCAGCGGGCCGTCGAGAACTTCCCGATCTCGGGCACCCCCATCGAGCCGGCGCTGGTCGCCGCCCTCGGGATGATCAAGGGCGCTGCGGCACAGACGAACGCACGGCTCGGACGCATGCCCCAGGAACGCGCCGACGCCATCGCCGCGGCGGCCGCGCAGGTCGCGTCGGGCACGCACGACGCCGAGTTCCCGATCGACGTGTTCCAGACCGGGTCGGGCACCTCGAGCAACATGAACGCCAACGAGGTCATCGCCTCGCTCTCGAGCACGGCGCTGGGCGCGGACGTCCACCCCAACGACGACGTGAACATGTCGCAGTCCAGCAACGACGTGTTCCCGAGCGCGATCCACATCGCCACGACGCAGGGCCTCGTGCAGACGCTCGTCCCGGCGCTGGCCCACCTGGCTGCGTCGCTCGAGGCCAAGTCGGCCGAGTTCGCCGAGGTGGTCAAGAGCGGGCGCACGCACCTGATGGACGCGACCCCGGTGACGCTCGGGCAGGAGTTCGGCGGCTACGCCGCGCAGGTCCGCTACGGCATCGAGCGGGTCGAGGCCGCGGTCCCCCGCGTCGCCGAGCTGCCCCTGGGCGGCACGGCCGTCGGGACCGGGATCAACATGCCTCCCGGGTTCGCCACCGCCGTGATCGGGATCGTCGCCGAGCAGACCGGCCTGCCCTTCACGGAGGCCCGCAACCACTTCGAGGCCCAGGGCGCGCGCGACGCGCTCGTCGAGGCGTCCGGGGTGCTGCGCACCATCGCGGTCAGCCTGAACAAGATCGCCAACGACATCCGCTGGATGGGGTCGGGCCCGCGCGCCGGCCTCGGCGAGATCGCCCTGCCGGACCTGCAGCCGGGCAGCTCGATCATGCCGGGCAAGGTCAACCCGGTGCTCTGCGAGGCGATGACCCAGGTCAGCGCCCAGGTGATCGGGAACGACGCGGCCGTCGCGTTCTCCGGCGCGGCGGGGGCCTTCGAGCTGAACGTCATGCTCCCCGTGATGGCCCGGAACGTCCTCGAGTCGATCCGGCTGCTGGCCAACATCAGCCGCGTCTTCGCCGACCGCTGCGTCGACGGCATCACCGCCAACGTCGAGCACTGCCGCTTCCTGGCCGAGTCGAGCCCCTCGATCGTGACCCCGCTCAACCGCTACATCGGGTACGAGAACGCTGCCGCGGTGGCCAAGCAGGCCCTGAAGGAGGGCCGCACGATCCGCGAGGTCGTGATCGACCGCGGCTTCGTCACCGACGGCAAGCTCACCGAGGAGCAGCTCGACGCGGCCCTCGACGTCCTGTCGATGACGAGGTCTCCCGCCTGACGCGCAGCGTCAGAGTGCTTGACCCAGCCCCCGCCGACGGACGCGCCTCCGCCTGGACGACCGAGAGAGCACGACAACGCTTTTCCGTCGTGCGAACGAGGGAGGAAGGCGGAGGGTCAGAGCGTCCGGAGCGCCGGAGCGAAGCGGAGGCAATTTAGTAGTTGCCGGCACTCTCCCAGTGCGACTTGGCGTCGCACGGGCTGCCGTAGCGGCTCTTCATGTACTGCGCGCCCCAGACGATCTGGGTCGCGGGGTTGTCGCGCCAGTCGGGCGCAACGCTCGCCATCTTCGAGCCGGGGAGCGACTGCGGGAGACCGTACGCCCCCGAGCTCGCGTTCTGCGCGTGGACGTCCCAGTTGCTCTCGCGCTCGATGATCCAGCTGAAGCAGGCGTACTGGTCCTCGCCGTAGCTGAACTTGTTCATCAGGATCTGCCGGGCGATCTCGCGGACGTCGGTGGTGCCCGGGGTGTAGCCCTCGTTCGCGATCGCGGCGTCGCGAGCCTTCTTCTCCGCCGCCTCGGCCGCGGCCTCGGCCGCCTCGGCCTTCGCCTTCGCTGCCTTGATCTCGGCCTTGATCTCGCTCGACCGCTCGTCGATCGCCCGACCCTGGGTCCCGAGACCGACGGCCCGCTGGTACGCCGCCTGGGCCGTGGTGGCCGCGATGCGGGCGCGGTCGGCCTCGCGGGTGTCGCGCTCCGCGGTCGCCGCACGTTCCGCGTCGGCGACCGGGTCCGCGGGCACGAACTGGACCGGCACGAACTCACCGGTCGCGGCAGCGGCGACCGGAGGGGCGGCCACGGTGGGCGTCGTCGAGGCCCCGAGCGCGGTCACGCCGGCCACCACCGCGAACGTCGCCGCTCCGAGCCCGGCGAGGCCGTGACGGACGAGACGACGCATCCTTCAACGATGCCACAGCGGCCAGAACGTGGGGCCGCTTGCGGAGGCTTGAGGCTGGGAGCGTGAGGGACCGAACGTCTCGCGCGGCCGTGACCCTCAGTAGTTGCCGGCACTCTCCCAGTGCGACTTGGCGCCGCAGGGGCTGCCGTAGCGGCTCTTCATGTACTGCGCGCCCCAGATGATCTGGGTCGCCGGGTTGTCGCGCCAGTCGGAGGCCACGCTGGCCATCTTCGACCCGGGCAGCGACTGCGGGAGCCCGTACGCCCCGGAGCTCGCGTTCTCCGCGTGGACGTTCCAGCCGCTCTCGTGCTTGATGATCCAGTCGAAGCAGGAGAACTGGTCGGAGCCGTAGCCGAACTTGTTGTCGAGGATCTGCCGGGCCATCTCGCGCGGGTCGGTGACGCCGACCTCGTACCCCTGCGCCTTGATGGCGGCCCGCCGCTTCTTCTCCGCGGCCGCGGCCTTCGCCTTGGCCTCGGCGGCGGCCTTGGCTTTCGCCTTCTTGATCGCCTTCGACGACTGGTCGATGGCGGTGCTCTGGGTGTCGAGGTTGGTCTCCCGCTGCTCCGCGGCGGCGACCACCGCGGTCGCGATGCGGGTGCGCTCGGCGTCGCGGTTCTCGCGCTCGGCGGCGGCGCCGCGCTGCGCGTCGACCGCCGGGTCCTGGGGCGCGACCACCGACTGCGGGACCGTCGTGACGGCCGGGGCCGCCAGCGTCGTCGTCGCCGGCCCGGCCAGCGCGGTCACCCCGGCGACCACCGCGAACGTGGCGGCCCCTGCTCCAGCGAGACCATGACGGACGAGACGACGCACCGGGGAACCATGCCACAGCGCCGTTATCAAAACGAAATCTTCACCGCGCGAGGGTGACGGCACGGTCACGGGCGGGAGCGCCGCACGTCCCGCCCGGCGAGGGCCGGGCGGGCGCGGCGACGCTCAGATGCCGATGTCCTCCAGCATGTCCGTGACGAGGGCCGCGATGGGCGACCGCTCGGAACGGTGCAGCGTGACGTGGGCGAAGAGCGGGTGGCCCTTCAGCTTCTCGACGACCGCGGCGACGCCGTCGTGGCGACCGACGCGGAGGTTGTCGCGCTGGGCGACGTCGTGGGTGAGCACGACGCGGGAGTCCTGCCCGATGCGGCTGAGCACGGTGAGCAGGACGTTGCGCTCGAGCGACTGGGCCTCGTCGACGATCACGAACGCGTCGTGCAGCGACCGTCCGCGGATGTGGGTCAGCGGCAGGACCTCGAGGAGGCCCCGTTCCATGACCTCCTCGATGACGACCTTCGAGGTCACCGAGCCGAGGGTGTCGAACACCGCCTGCGCCCAGGGCGCCATCTTCTCGCCCTCGGAGCCCGGCAGGTAGCCGAGCTCCTGGCCGCCCACCGCGTACAGGGGACGGAACACGACGACCTTGGAGTGCTGGCGCCGTTCGAGCACGGCCTCCAGGCCGGCGCACAGCGCGAGGGCCGACTTGCCCGTCCCGGCCCGGCCGCCGAGGGAGACGATGCCGACCGACGGGTCCAGCAGGAGGTCGAGCGCCACGCGCTGCTCGGCGGACCGGCCGTGAACCCCGAAGGCGTCGCGGTCCTTGATCAGGCGGAGCTCCTTGCTCGGCGTGACCCGGGCGAGCGCCGTCGAGCTGGCGCCGAGCAGCACGACGCCGGTGTGGCAGGGCAGGTCCCGACCGGCCTCGAGGTCGAGCGTCCCGCTCTCGTACAGGGTGTCGAGCTCGGCGCTGGTCGCGTCCAGCTCGACCATGCCGGTCCAGCCCGAGCTGACCGCGAGCTCGGCACGGTACTCCTCGGCCCGCAGCCCGACCGACGCCGCCTTGACCCGCATCGGCAGGTCCTTGGACACGAGGGTGACGTCGCGTCCCTCGACGGAGTAGTTCAGCGCCACGGCGAGGATCCGCGAGTCGTTGTCGCCCAGCCGGAACCCCTCGGGCAGCGCCCGCGGGTCGGTGTGGTTGAGCTCGACGTGGAGCGTGCCGCCCTCGTCGTTCGCGGGGACGGGGGCGTCGAGGCGCCCGTGGCGGACCCGCAGGTCGTCGAGGTGACGCAGGGCCGTCCGGGCGAAGAAGCCGAGCTCGGGGTGGTCGCGCTTCCCCTCGAGCTCGGTGACCACCACCAGCGGGAGCACGACGTCGTGCTCGGCGAAGCGGCGCAGGGCGTGCGGGTCGCTCAGCAGGACGGAGGTGTCGATGACGTACGTGAGGCGGCCGTCGGGCTCCGCCGCGGCAGGGGCGGGAGCAGAAGCGAGAGACACAGGTCTTCCCTTCGAGGGGGCCGCACGCCATCCGCGCCCGGCCCCACAGGTCACGTGGTCGGCCGGGACCGATGGCGGACCGCGTACGGTCCGAGGTTCGTGCCCGTCAGCAGACGGAGCATGCATCGCCTCCCAGGCGGTCCGCTTCCCCACGGCCCGCACCTCGGACGCTACGTCGCTCAGGGAGCGCTCAGGACCCGCCACGCCGGTCCTTCATCCGATCGACCTCCCCCCGTAACCCGGACGGCGGCGGAAGGATGGCGGGCGTGTTCGAGGGGTTCACCGAGGAGCTGGTCGACGGCGACGGGGTGCCGGTCCTCGTCCGCCACCGCCTGCTGCCGGGCCGTCCGGTCGTGCTGCTCGTGCACGGCCACCCGCGTACCTCGGCGACCTGGCACCGCGTCGCCCCGCTCCTGGTCGAGGCGGGGCTGTCGGTGGTCTGCGCCGACCTCCCCGGCTACGGCCGCTCGGGCAAGCCGACGCCGACCGCCGACCACGCCCCGCACGCGAAGACCGCGCACGCACGCCGGCTGCGCGCGGCGATGCACGGCCTCGGCGTCGACCGCTTCGCCGTCGTCGGTCACGACCGGGGCAGCTACGTCGCGTTCCGGCTGGCCCTCGACCACCCCGACACCGTCACCCGGGTCGCGCTCCTGGACTGCATCCCGGTCGTCGAGCACCTGGAACGCTGCGACGCCCGCTTCGCCACCGCGTGGTGGCACTGGTTCTTCTTCGCTCAGCCGGACGAGCCGGAGCGGGTGATCAACGCCGACCCGCTCGCCTGGTACGCGTTCGACGAGGCCCGGATGGGCGCCGCGAACGCGGCTGAGTGCCGGGCGGCGGTGCAGGACCCGGCCGTCGTGCGCGGGATGCTCGAGGACTACCGCGCCGGGCTGACCGTCGACGCCGACGAGGAACGGGCCGCCCGGTCCGCCGGGCTCCGCGTCACGCAGCCGCTCCTCGTGCTGTGGTCGCTGCGCGACGACCTCGAGGACCTGCACGGCGACCCGCGGCTGATCTGGCGGGCCTGGGCCGACGACGTGTCCGGTCACGGCCTCGACGCCGGCCACCACGTCGCCGAGGAGGCGCCCGGGGAGCTGGCGGCCGCGCTGGCCGGGTTCCTCCCGGCAGGAGGCTGACGAGGTCTGCTCAATTCGTGCACCGAGATCGAGGGGCGCCTCGCTGTCCGAGCGTGCGACCGATGCCTCAGCGCCACCTCGGGCTACGGATTGAGCAGATGGCCTCCTCGACCAGCTTCACGACCACGTCTGGATGGTCCTCGAGCATCCGCCAGGTGACGCGCAGCACCATCCAGCCCTCGAGGACGAGGTCGTTCTGGCGCCATCGGTCGCTCTCGAACAGCTCCGGGTCGGTCTGGTGGAGGCGGCCGTCGATCTCGATCACCAGCCTCAGCGCCGGGAAGCCGACGTCGAGGAAGTAGTGGTGCCCACGGAGGTGGACGGGCAGGTTGGCCTTCCAGCCGGTGATGCCCGCACCCCTCAGCAGGCGATGGCAGAGTCGCTCGGCGGCTGACCACGGCTCGTCACGCGAGTCGAGCAGGACCGCACGTCGGTCCACGTTGCCCGCCCGGGAGGGGCAGAGCCGGAGCGCCTCGTGCAGACCCGGCAGCGTGCCCGCGCGGGTCAGCAGGAGCCGGTCGATCGCGTCTCCGCCGAGCTCCGTGGACAGGTCCAGAGCCGTGAGGTCCGGGCACGTCGCGCGGAGCCCCTGCCGCTCGAGCAGCAGCTCGGGGGGAACACGGCGCTTCGAGAAGGTGAACCCCGGCTGCGGGTCCCGCGCCCACGGCAGGGCGCACTCCACCGACGCCCCGGGAAGCTGCGGCCAGAACGTGACCTGCGCAGCCGTGCGCCCGACCAGCACCGCGTCCGGCGCCCACCTCGCGAGGGCGGCGAGGCGCGCCGCCCGTTCGCCGCTGGTCGCCGCGGTCGCGTAGACGCCGGGCAGCACGGCGACGAGCTCGCCGTCCCGCACCAGCCGCGCCATCGCGCCGGCCAGCTCCGGACGGTCCCGTCGCGCCACCACCCCGTCGCGCTGGACCAGGGCACGGACCTCGTCGGAGAGCCTCATGCCTCCAGGACGTCACAACGGTGTTGTCAGCCCTGTTGTCCCGGACGCCCCCGGCGTCGTCCTACTGCCCGAAGCGACGCTCGCGCTGCCCGTACGCCCGGAGCGCGCGGATGAAGTCGACCTTGCGGAAGTCGGGCCACAGGGCCTCGCAGAAGTAGAACTCGCTGTGCGCGGACTGCCACATGAGGAAGCCGGAGAGCCGCTGCTCCCCCGAGGTCCGGATGATCAGGTCGGGGTCGGGCTGGCCGCGCGTGTAGAGGTGCTCAGCGATGTGCTCGATGTCGAGGTTCTTCGCCAGGTCCTCGATCGGGGTGCCCAGCCGGGCCTCCTCGGCCAGGAGCGACCGGACCGCGTCGCGCAGCTCGTGCCGCCCGCCGTACGAGACGGCGATGTTCACCATCATCCCGTCGATCTGCGAGGTGTCGACGTCGACGGTGCGCAGGTGGTCGGCGGTCTCGGGCGGCAGCAGGTCGAGCGCGCCCACCGGGTGGACGTGCCAGCGTCCCGTCCCGGCGAGCTCGTCGACGAGGCCCTCGATCACCTCGAGCAGAGGGCCGATCTCCTCGGCGCTCGCCCGGCTGTAGTTGTCGGTCGACAGGACCCACAGGGTGACGACCGGGATGCCGATCTCGTCGCACCACTCCACGAAGTCGCGCAGCCGCCGCGCCCCGGCCTGGTAGCCCGCGCTCAGCGGCTTGCCGGGGGCGTTGGTCCGTGCCCAGCGTCGGTTGCCGTCGGCGAGCACGGCGACGTGGCGGGGCAGCCGATCGGGGTCGAGCTCGGCGATCAGCCGGTGCTCGTAGGTCGCGTAGAGCAGCCCCGAGGGATGGAGGCGGTCGAGGTACTCCCGCCACCGGTCTGCGGAGGGCATGCTCCGCAGCGTATAGCCGGGCCTGGCTAACCTGGCTCGGATCGCAGCAGCACGACTCAGGAGGCCGGCGGTGCCCAGCGTTCTCGACGAGGTCCAGGCGGACGTCGCCCGTGAGGTCAAGCCCCGCCTGCGGGGCTGGTTGCACGCGGCGATGGCGCCGCTGGCGCTCGCCGCCGGCATCGTGCTCGTCGTGCTCGCCCCCACCGAGCGGGGCGTCGTCGGCGGGGCCGTGTTCCTGGCGGCGTCGGTGCTGCTCTTCGGCACCAGCGGGCTCTACCACCGCTTCTACTGGGGTCCTCGCGCCGAAGCCGTCCTGCGCCGGCTCGACCACGCGAACATCTACGTCTTCATCGCCGCGACGTACACCCCGCTGGCGCTGCTGCTCCTGAGCGGCGGCTCGCGCGTGGCGCTGCTGGTGATGGTCTGGACCGCCGCGCTCGGCGGGCTGCTCTTCCGCACGCTCTGGCTGTCCGCACCCCGCTGGCTCTACACCGCCATGTACCTGCTGATGGGCTGCTCGGCGCTCGGCTGGATCGGCGCCTTCTACTCCACGGGCGGCCCGGCCGTGGTGGCGCTGATCCTCGCCGGCGGCGTCTTCTACATCGGCGGCGCGGTGGTCTACGGGCGCAAGCGGCCCGACCCGTCACCGCGCTGGTTCGGCTTCCACGAGATCTTCCACGCCTGCACGGTCGGCGGCTTCGTCTGCCACTACACCGCGATCTCGCTGGTCACCTACGCCGCCAGCTGAGCGCGCAGCCCGTCGAGGTCGGTGACCGGGAGGCGGCACACGAACCCCCGGCAGACGTACGCGGTCGCCCGCCCGTCGCGCACCGTCCGGTCCTCGAGCAGGGCGAAGCCCGCGGCCGACGTGCCGTCGCCGACCACCACGACCGACCCCGCCGGCGCCTCGGACCAGGCGAGCCGGACGAGGGCGTCGCGCTCCTGACCCGCCGGTCCGACCACGGCCACCTCGACCGGCGCCGCCGCCGGCGACGCCTCGCTCGCCGCCTCGGCCCACAGCCAGCCGGCGAAGCGCGGCGCCTTCGCGACCAGGGCCCCGACCGTCGCGGCCCCCTCGGCGGCGCGGCGCGCGTACGCGTCCTCCCCCGTGAGCCGGGCGATCAGCCCAAGCGCCCGCAGGGTCGCGCTGAGCCCGGACGGGGTGGCGTTGTCGGTCACGTCCTGCGGGCGCGTGTAGAGCTCCTCCGCGTCGGCGGCCGTGTCGAACCAGCCGCCCCGGCCGTCCGCGAACTGCTCCTCCACGACGCCCAGCAGCGTGCGGGCGCGCTCCACCCAGACCGCGTCGCCGGTCGCGCCGGCCAGCCGGACGAAGGCTGCGGCCACCGCGCTGTAGTCCTCGAGGATGCCGGCCGCGGTACCGGCCCGGCCGCCCCGGGAGGTCCGCAGCAGCCGCTGCTCGTCGGCGCGCCAGTGGAGCTGCCACAGCAGGTCGGCCGCGGTCCGCGCGGCCACGAGCCACTCGGACCGGCCCAGGACCAGGGCCGCCTCGACGAGGGAGTCGACCAGCCAGCCGTTCCAGGCGGCGACGACCTTGTCGTCCAGGCCGGGGCGCGACCGCTGCTCCCGCGCCGCGGCGAGTCGGGCCCGGACGTCCGCGAGCCGTGCGGGAACGTCCTCCCCCACGCCCGGGCGCTGCAGCGTCGAGGCACCGTGCTCGAAGGTCCCGGCCGTGGTCACGGTGAAGACCCGCGCCGCCCACGCCCCGTCCTCGGGCCCGAGCACCTCGCTCAGGTGCTCCGGTGTCCAGGCGTAGAAGGCGCCCTCGTGCAGGTGCCCGGTGGCGTCGAGCGAGTCGGCGTCGAGGCTCGCGGCGAACGCGCCCTGCGGCGTCCGGAGCTCGGCCAGCAGCCACGCGACCGTCTCCTCGACCACCCGGCGGGCCAGCGGGTCACCCGTACGCCGCCACAGGTGCGTGTAGACCCCGAGCAGCAGGGCGTTGTCGTAGAGCATCTTCTCGAAGTGCGGCACCACCCAGTGCGCGTCGACGCTGTAGCGCGCGAAACCGCCCACGAGCTGGTCGTAGATCCCACCGCGCGCCATCGCCGTGCACGTGCGCCCGGCCATCTCCAGCGCCTGCTCGCTGCCGTCGCGCAGCAGCGCCTCCAGCACCATCGACGGCGGGAACTTGGGCGCCCGGCCGAAGCCCCCGTACGTGGGGTCGAAGTCGCGCGCCAGCGTCGTCCGGGCGGCCTCGAGGTCGGCCGGGGTGACCGTTCCGGGCGCGGCGACCAGCCGCTGCTCGGCGAGCTGGGCCGCGATGCCGGCCGCGCTCGAGACGACCTCCTCCCGCCGGTCGGTCCAGGCCGCCGACACGGCGTCGAGCACCTGGCTGAACGCGGGCATCCCCTGGCGGGCCGTGGGCGGGAAGTAGGTGCCGGCGTAGAACGGCCGCCGGTCCGGGGTCAGGAACACGGTCATGGGCCACCCGCCCTGCCCCGTCAGCGCCTGCGTCGCCGCCATGTAGACGGTGTCGACGTCGGGACGTTCCTCGCGGTCGACCTTGACGTTGACGAAACGTTCGTTCATCCGGGCGGCCGTCGCCTCGTCCTCGAACGACTCGTGCGCCATGACGTGGCACCAGTGGCACGCGGCGTAGCCGACGCTGAGGAGGACCGGCCGACCGGTCCGCTCCGCCTCGGCGAACGCCTCGTCGCCCCACTCCCGCCAGTCGACGGGGTTGTCGGCGTGCTGCAGCAGGTAGGGGCTGGTGGCGTTCGACAGTCGGTTCGGCACGTCCCGATCATCCCCGTCGGCACCTGACGACGGCGGCGCGCCGTCGCGGTTCGACCGAGCAGGGTCAGCGACGGACGCGGGGCCACCGCCTCCCCGGACGGGGACGGGCCACGCCCGCAGCGCCGGCGCGCCCCGCACGCAGCAGAGCGGCCCCGCCGACCAGCAGGCCGGTGGTGAGCACCAGCAGCCCGAGGCCCACCTCGGCCCCCGTGGCGGCCAGGCCCGGGCCGTCCGAGCCGTCCGTGCCGTCCGACGGGTCGGGGTCGGAGGTCCCGCCGTCCCCAGCGCCGGTGCCCGGGGCGGCGGCGACCACCGCCGAGGCCACGCTGGTGTCGTCGGCCGCCGTGGCGTCCGCGGTCGCCGTGGAGACCGAGGCCGTGTTGCTCAGGGTGCCCGTGGCGTCGACGTCCAGGGTGCCGACCACGGTCACGGTGGTGGTGGTACCGGGGTCCAGCCGGTCCCAGGCGCACCGGACGCGCTGCCCCGTGACGGTGCACGGCTCGCCGCTGGCGGTGGAGGCCCGGACGCCCGTCACGGCGTCCGGCACGTCGTCGACCAGCTCCACCGCACGGGCGCTCGACGGCCCAGCGGCGTCGACGACCAGCTCCCAGGTCACCTGCTGCCCGGCCACGGCGACGCCCACGAGCCGCTTGGCGAGCGACACGTCGGTCGCGGCGACCAGCTCCGACGCGACGTCGGCCGCGTTGTCCGCGACCACGGGGTCGGGCGTCTGCGCGCGGGTGGTCACGACGGTGCTCAGCGTGCCGAGGGCGTCCACGGCGACCCTCCCGGTGACGGTGACCTCGGCGGTCGCGCCCACCGCGAGGTCCGCCCAGGTACAGCTCACGACGCCGCCGGTGCCGACCCGCGGCAGGAGGTCGCAGTCACCCCCGGGGCCGGGCGCGGCCACGGCGCCCAGAAGGGACACCGGCAGCACGTCCTCGACGACGACGGCACGCGCGGCCGAGGGCCCGCGGTTCAGGCTCCGCAGGGTCAGGGTGACGGGCTGCCCCGGCACCGGGACCGCGGGCGACAGCACGCCGCTCGCGAGCAGGTCGGCGCGGCGCCCGATCTCGGCCACGCTCACGCTCGTGTCGTCGTCGTGGTCGGGGTCGGCCGTGGCGGTGCTCACCGAGGCCGCGTTGGTCAGCTCGCCCGTCGCCGTGGCGTCCAGCCGGCCGGTCAGCGTCACGGTCCGGGGTGCGCCCGGGTCGACCCGGTCCCACCGGCAGGACAGGCGCTGCCCCACGACCGTGCAGGCCGTCGGGTCGGCCGTCGTGGCGTCGAGGTCCGACACCGTCGCCGGGACGTCGTCGACCACGACCACGGACCGCGCGCTCGAGGGCCCGGCGTCGTCGACCACGATCGCCCAGGTCACGCGGCCCCCGGGGTCGGCCGGGCCGACGAGGCGCTTGGTCACCGACGCACCCGCCGACGGCACGAGCGTCCCGGAGACCGTGGCCTCGTCGTCGTCCGGGCCCGGGTCGGTCGCGGCCGACCCGGTGCTGGCGGTGTTCTCCAGGCTCCCGAGCGCTTCCGGGGCCACGCTCGCCGTCACGACGACGGTGGCGGCGGCGCCCACGGCGAGCTGGGGCCAGGTGCAGCGCAGCTCTCCCGCGCTGCCGGCACGCGGCGTCGTCACGCACCGCCCGTCCCCGGACGGCACCGCCGTGACGTCCTTC contains these protein-coding regions:
- a CDS encoding aggregation-promoting factor C-terminal-like domain-containing protein: MRRLVRHGLAGAGAATFAVVAGVTALAGPATTTLAAPAVTTVPQSVVAPQDPAVDAQRGAAAERENRDAERTRIATAVVAAAEQRETNLDTQSTAIDQSSKAIKKAKAKAAAEAKAKAAAAEKKRRAAIKAQGYEVGVTDPREMARQILDNKFGYGSDQFSCFDWIIKHESGWNVHAENASSGAYGLPQSLPGSKMASVASDWRDNPATQIIWGAQYMKSRYGSPCGAKSHWESAGNY
- a CDS encoding isoprenyl transferase, with amino-acid sequence MPSADRWREYLDRLHPSGLLYATYEHRLIAELDPDRLPRHVAVLADGNRRWARTNAPGKPLSAGYQAGARRLRDFVEWCDEIGIPVVTLWVLSTDNYSRASAEEIGPLLEVIEGLVDELAGTGRWHVHPVGALDLLPPETADHLRTVDVDTSQIDGMMVNIAVSYGGRHELRDAVRSLLAEEARLGTPIEDLAKNLDIEHIAEHLYTRGQPDPDLIIRTSGEQRLSGFLMWQSAHSEFYFCEALWPDFRKVDFIRALRAYGQRERRFGQ
- a CDS encoding aggregation-promoting factor C-terminal-like domain-containing protein, with product MRRLVRHGLAGLGAATFAVVAGVTALGASTTPTVAAPPVAAAATGEFVPVQFVPADPVADAERAATAERDTREADRARIAATTAQAAYQRAVGLGTQGRAIDERSSEIKAEIKAAKAKAEAAEAAAEAAEKKARDAAIANEGYTPGTTDVREIARQILMNKFSYGEDQYACFSWIIERESNWDVHAQNASSGAYGLPQSLPGSKMASVAPDWRDNPATQIVWGAQYMKSRYGSPCDAKSHWESAGNY
- a CDS encoding thioredoxin domain-containing protein; translated protein: MPNRLSNATSPYLLQHADNPVDWREWGDEAFAEAERTGRPVLLSVGYAACHWCHVMAHESFEDEATAARMNERFVNVKVDREERPDVDTVYMAATQALTGQGGWPMTVFLTPDRRPFYAGTYFPPTARQGMPAFSQVLDAVSAAWTDRREEVVSSAAGIAAQLAEQRLVAAPGTVTPADLEAARTTLARDFDPTYGGFGRAPKFPPSMVLEALLRDGSEQALEMAGRTCTAMARGGIYDQLVGGFARYSVDAHWVVPHFEKMLYDNALLLGVYTHLWRRTGDPLARRVVEETVAWLLAELRTPQGAFAASLDADSLDATGHLHEGAFYAWTPEHLSEVLGPEDGAWAARVFTVTTAGTFEHGASTLQRPGVGEDVPARLADVRARLAAAREQRSRPGLDDKVVAAWNGWLVDSLVEAALVLGRSEWLVAARTAADLLWQLHWRADEQRLLRTSRGGRAGTAAGILEDYSAVAAAFVRLAGATGDAVWVERARTLLGVVEEQFADGRGGWFDTAADAEELYTRPQDVTDNATPSGLSATLRALGLIARLTGEDAYARRAAEGAATVGALVAKAPRFAGWLWAEAASEASPAAAPVEVAVVGPAGQERDALVRLAWSEAPAGSVVVVGDGTSAAGFALLEDRTVRDGRATAYVCRGFVCRLPVTDLDGLRAQLAA
- the trhA gene encoding PAQR family membrane homeostasis protein TrhA; this encodes MPSVLDEVQADVAREVKPRLRGWLHAAMAPLALAAGIVLVVLAPTERGVVGGAVFLAASVLLFGTSGLYHRFYWGPRAEAVLRRLDHANIYVFIAATYTPLALLLLSGGSRVALLVMVWTAALGGLLFRTLWLSAPRWLYTAMYLLMGCSALGWIGAFYSTGGPAVVALILAGGVFYIGGAVVYGRKRPDPSPRWFGFHEIFHACTVGGFVCHYTAISLVTYAAS
- a CDS encoding endonuclease domain-containing protein, encoding MRLSDEVRALVQRDGVVARRDRPELAGAMARLVRDGELVAVLPGVYATAATSGERAARLAALARWAPDAVLVGRTAAQVTFWPQLPGASVECALPWARDPQPGFTFSKRRVPPELLLERQGLRATCPDLTALDLSTELGGDAIDRLLLTRAGTLPGLHEALRLCPSRAGNVDRRAVLLDSRDEPWSAAERLCHRLLRGAGITGWKANLPVHLRGHHYFLDVGFPALRLVIEIDGRLHQTDPELFESDRWRQNDLVLEGWMVLRVTWRMLEDHPDVVVKLVEEAICSIRSPRWR
- a CDS encoding PhoH family protein, which codes for MSLASAPAPAAAEPDGRLTYVIDTSVLLSDPHALRRFAEHDVVLPLVVVTELEGKRDHPELGFFARTALRHLDDLRVRHGRLDAPVPANDEGGTLHVELNHTDPRALPEGFRLGDNDSRILAVALNYSVEGRDVTLVSKDLPMRVKAASVGLRAEEYRAELAVSSGWTGMVELDATSAELDTLYESGTLDLEAGRDLPCHTGVVLLGASSTALARVTPSKELRLIKDRDAFGVHGRSAEQRVALDLLLDPSVGIVSLGGRAGTGKSALALCAGLEAVLERRQHSKVVVFRPLYAVGGQELGYLPGSEGEKMAPWAQAVFDTLGSVTSKVVIEEVMERGLLEVLPLTHIRGRSLHDAFVIVDEAQSLERNVLLTVLSRIGQDSRVVLTHDVAQRDNLRVGRHDGVAAVVEKLKGHPLFAHVTLHRSERSPIAALVTDMLEDIGI
- a CDS encoding class II fumarate hydratase; amino-acid sequence: MASDDAQTPFRTEHDTMGEVQVPRDALWKAQTQRAVENFPISGTPIEPALVAALGMIKGAAAQTNARLGRMPQERADAIAAAAAQVASGTHDAEFPIDVFQTGSGTSSNMNANEVIASLSSTALGADVHPNDDVNMSQSSNDVFPSAIHIATTQGLVQTLVPALAHLAASLEAKSAEFAEVVKSGRTHLMDATPVTLGQEFGGYAAQVRYGIERVEAAVPRVAELPLGGTAVGTGINMPPGFATAVIGIVAEQTGLPFTEARNHFEAQGARDALVEASGVLRTIAVSLNKIANDIRWMGSGPRAGLGEIALPDLQPGSSIMPGKVNPVLCEAMTQVSAQVIGNDAAVAFSGAAGAFELNVMLPVMARNVLESIRLLANISRVFADRCVDGITANVEHCRFLAESSPSIVTPLNRYIGYENAAAVAKQALKEGRTIREVVIDRGFVTDGKLTEEQLDAALDVLSMTRSPA
- a CDS encoding alpha/beta fold hydrolase, which produces MFEGFTEELVDGDGVPVLVRHRLLPGRPVVLLVHGHPRTSATWHRVAPLLVEAGLSVVCADLPGYGRSGKPTPTADHAPHAKTAHARRLRAAMHGLGVDRFAVVGHDRGSYVAFRLALDHPDTVTRVALLDCIPVVEHLERCDARFATAWWHWFFFAQPDEPERVINADPLAWYAFDEARMGAANAAECRAAVQDPAVVRGMLEDYRAGLTVDADEERAARSAGLRVTQPLLVLWSLRDDLEDLHGDPRLIWRAWADDVSGHGLDAGHHVAEEAPGELAAALAGFLPAGG